A window of Paenibacillus sp. 19GGS1-52 contains these coding sequences:
- a CDS encoding sugar ABC transporter permease → MKVLKVPARTIAVFIVPCLLLYVCLVFVPILVSLYTGLLKWDGLTSAHFIGFGNFKEMFFHDPVFWPSVKRTLLYSVASMLEIPLCLGMAILLNRNLKKGNTLVSIYFTPVILSVVIIGQLWKTIYNPASMGGMLNGVLISLGLDSWTHNWLTEPKIAMFALYVVSLWQYFGYHLLIQYTGVQNIPDELYEAAKIDGADGFKADRYITLPLIVPIFKISIILAFIGSLQAFDLVMVMTAGGPAHATDVISTHMYNSSFMSFKYGYGSAIATFLVVVCLVFTAFINTIFNKLERKYT, encoded by the coding sequence ATGAAAGTACTTAAGGTACCAGCACGCACAATAGCCGTCTTCATAGTGCCATGTCTGCTCTTGTATGTGTGCCTTGTGTTTGTTCCCATATTGGTTTCATTGTATACAGGCTTATTGAAGTGGGATGGTCTTACTTCAGCGCATTTTATCGGTTTTGGCAACTTTAAAGAAATGTTCTTTCATGACCCAGTATTCTGGCCTTCGGTAAAAAGAACATTGCTGTACTCCGTAGCATCCATGCTGGAAATTCCATTATGTCTTGGAATGGCAATTTTACTTAACCGCAATTTGAAAAAGGGTAATACCTTGGTATCGATCTATTTCACACCAGTTATTCTATCCGTTGTAATCATCGGACAACTTTGGAAAACGATCTACAACCCAGCCTCCATGGGAGGCATGTTGAACGGAGTTCTGATTTCTCTGGGACTGGACAGTTGGACACACAACTGGCTCACCGAGCCCAAGATCGCCATGTTCGCACTTTATGTAGTGTCTCTGTGGCAGTATTTTGGTTACCATCTGCTGATTCAGTATACCGGGGTACAGAATATACCGGATGAACTTTATGAAGCGGCAAAAATCGACGGAGCGGATGGATTCAAAGCGGATCGTTATATTACACTTCCGCTGATCGTTCCGATCTTTAAAATATCTATTATCCTGGCGTTTATCGGTTCCCTGCAGGCTTTCGATCTGGTAATGGTAATGACAGCCGGCGGACCGGCGCATGCGACCGATGTAATCTCCACACATATGTATAACAGTTCCTTTATGTCCTTCAAGTACGGGTACGGCAGTGCTATTGCTACCTTCCTGGTTGTTGTCTGCCTTGTCTTTACCGCATTTATTAATACCATATTCAATAAACTCGAGAGAAAATACACTTAA
- a CDS encoding carbohydrate ABC transporter permease produces MSKLKKGVVYLLFAIPVVTQLYPLLWLVLYSLKTNEEIMDGSFFSFPKAIQWHNYSEAYTSGSYLKYLTNSVFVTGVTMIFVILLASMAAYAISRFRWKYGNMVMTIFLMGMMIPMQATLLPLMIIFKHIHVLNTHWSLILPYVAFSTPIAVFILTGFMKAIPHEIEESAFIDGANIYRIFRSIILPVSVPPVMTVCILTFINIWNEYILAATFISSEKLKTLPFGVYTFVSQYSVNYGDIGAFLVMGALPVILIYFFLSNQITKGMVAGAVKG; encoded by the coding sequence ATGTCGAAATTAAAAAAAGGAGTCGTGTATCTTCTTTTTGCAATCCCTGTAGTAACCCAATTGTATCCTTTGCTTTGGTTGGTACTGTATTCTTTGAAAACCAATGAAGAGATTATGGATGGCAGCTTTTTTTCCTTTCCAAAAGCTATTCAATGGCATAACTACTCCGAGGCTTATACATCAGGAAGCTATTTGAAGTATCTCACCAACAGCGTTTTCGTTACGGGTGTAACCATGATTTTCGTTATTCTACTGGCTTCGATGGCAGCTTATGCGATTTCACGGTTCCGCTGGAAGTACGGAAATATGGTCATGACGATCTTCCTAATGGGAATGATGATTCCTATGCAGGCCACTTTGTTGCCGCTGATGATCATCTTCAAACATATTCATGTACTTAACACGCACTGGTCATTGATCTTACCTTACGTTGCGTTCTCTACTCCAATTGCCGTATTCATCTTAACTGGATTTATGAAGGCTATCCCTCATGAAATCGAAGAATCGGCGTTTATTGACGGAGCTAATATTTACCGGATCTTCCGTAGTATTATTCTTCCGGTTTCGGTTCCACCAGTAATGACTGTATGTATTCTGACCTTCATTAACATTTGGAATGAATACATTTTGGCAGCAACCTTTATTTCTTCGGAGAAGCTGAAGACTTTGCCTTTCGGGGTCTATACTTTCGTCAGCCAGTATTCAGTCAACTACGGAGATATCGGTGCCTTCCTAGTTATGGGCGCGCTACCGGTTATCTTGATCTATTTCTTCCTTTCCAACCAAATCACAAAAGGTATGGTGGCTGGGGCAGTAAAAGGATAA
- a CDS encoding sensor histidine kinase: MLNGFHSIHHRLFMLFLFCMSGILLIVSLLYYSRTTVQIHEKISDLSQKNVAQTAGLFSLLYKGYDSLSKSLSNNFEMIRLLNEITDEPAVAYINEQTITNIIGAIFYSRDDLIGIHVISDKGKLYNYGNYLNVMDPNYKTEEWYRQIQASSGKMVWLGVYKHSLIDQVEDSPVFAFGRQIYDLNEHKPIGIVLYETNPQPVLDALDNLKIGEHSQVYLMSPDGRFVSSSTDPAPDLKTLPSLQNSSNVVVKQEKGRLIVASKLSFSGWWLLSITPNRDLNVELVEMKRYLLIVISILILVSTLIASIVSKTISSPLKKLIREMKQVEIGNFRGMVNVSSYQEINILVASFNRMVIRIEELIERVKLSSVSEKNAELHALQSQVNPHFLYNTLDMIYWMLDEEGNEQLGELVLSLSSMFRYSSQWEDGVEVTLHEELEQIGHYLKIISIRLEGRVQIVMDIDERFLNIRIPKMTVQPVIENAVKHGLESLGRQGILKLYTREEGSSLKIIVEDNGVGMDEEQLNRMRDSLYGLSPKESGKNGIGLQNLHSRLQHMFGESYGLQIQSFPGEGTQVAIVLPIPTEGEIHS; this comes from the coding sequence ATGCTTAATGGCTTTCATTCCATACACCATCGTTTGTTCATGCTGTTCCTTTTTTGCATGTCAGGAATTCTGTTGATTGTCAGTCTGCTGTACTATAGCCGGACCACGGTGCAGATTCATGAGAAGATTAGTGATCTATCGCAGAAAAATGTCGCTCAAACGGCCGGATTGTTCAGTTTACTGTATAAGGGTTATGATAGTCTTTCCAAGTCGCTCAGCAATAATTTCGAGATGATTCGTTTGCTTAATGAAATAACAGATGAACCAGCAGTAGCCTATATTAATGAGCAAACGATTACGAATATTATCGGTGCCATCTTCTATTCACGCGATGACCTGATTGGTATTCACGTTATTTCTGATAAAGGGAAACTTTATAATTATGGAAACTACTTGAATGTGATGGACCCAAACTACAAGACCGAGGAGTGGTATCGTCAGATTCAGGCTTCTTCGGGCAAAATGGTCTGGCTTGGCGTGTATAAGCATTCTCTCATAGATCAAGTGGAAGACAGTCCGGTCTTTGCCTTTGGTCGGCAAATCTATGACCTGAATGAGCATAAGCCGATTGGGATCGTGCTGTATGAAACGAATCCTCAGCCTGTGCTGGATGCCTTGGATAATCTGAAGATCGGCGAGCATAGTCAGGTTTATCTGATGTCTCCGGATGGTCGTTTTGTATCGTCATCTACAGATCCGGCGCCAGACCTGAAGACTTTGCCTTCTTTGCAGAATTCCAGCAATGTTGTTGTTAAGCAAGAGAAGGGGCGTCTGATCGTCGCCTCCAAGCTGTCTTTTTCCGGTTGGTGGCTATTAAGTATAACGCCTAACCGTGATTTGAATGTGGAACTGGTGGAGATGAAGCGTTATCTGCTGATTGTGATCTCCATACTTATACTTGTATCCACCTTGATTGCTTCCATCGTATCTAAGACGATATCCTCGCCGCTCAAGAAGCTGATTCGTGAGATGAAACAGGTGGAGATCGGGAATTTTCGTGGAATGGTGAATGTGTCTTCCTATCAGGAGATCAATATTCTTGTTGCTTCGTTCAATCGAATGGTTATCCGAATTGAAGAGTTAATTGAACGGGTGAAGCTCTCCTCCGTTAGTGAGAAGAATGCTGAGCTCCATGCGCTGCAATCTCAGGTGAATCCTCATTTTCTATACAATACACTGGATATGATCTATTGGATGCTAGATGAGGAGGGCAATGAGCAGCTGGGTGAGCTCGTGCTCTCACTTTCCTCGATGTTCCGGTACAGTAGCCAGTGGGAAGACGGGGTCGAGGTAACGCTTCATGAAGAATTGGAACAGATCGGCCACTATTTAAAAATTATCTCCATCCGGTTAGAAGGCCGGGTGCAAATTGTGATGGATATTGACGAGCGTTTTTTAAATATACGTATTCCCAAGATGACAGTGCAGCCTGTCATTGAGAACGCGGTCAAACATGGCCTGGAATCATTGGGTCGTCAGGGAATCCTGAAGCTGTACACCCGAGAGGAAGGCTCTTCCCTAAAAATTATTGTTGAAGATAATGGTGTCGGCATGGATGAAGAACAACTGAATCGTATGCGTGACTCTCTTTATGGGCTAAGTCCCAAAGAGTCGGGCAAAAATGGAATCGGACTCCAGAACCTGCACAGCAGACTTCAACATATGTTCGGAGAGAGTTATGGTCTGCAAATTCAAAGTTTCCCGGGAGAAGGGACACAGGTTGCCATAGTGCTGCCGATTCCAACGGAAGGAGAAATACATTCGTGA
- a CDS encoding response regulator, whose product MNILIADDERVIREGIKRSIRQLCPEYEIFVAASTEEAIKIMEEQRIHIVLTDILMPGMNGLEFMKISKRRYPYVKWVVISAHSEFSYAQEAVRLGAKDYLLKPIGKNRLLEIINNLAVEIQQDTELSKKGERLKVSLKFLREGVFQRLASGLDIGNLDIASFVEDFHNYYLIMVQLDDGDKSIRLEHFIVENVLSELIEQRGGGFVVSYDRQSLLGLVTFKDDFQIEQFQEEIMVHLKHYLKIPFQIIHSGLCLDFNTVPQVVTRMRKASASQAFELEPIKGSSEKAIDVALHYIKEHYYEDLTLEKMASVVFLNPAYFSQLFKQKTGQGYKEYVTSLRLEQAQLLLLNPKLKLAEIAERVGYQDMRHFTQMFRKRFQLTPTEYRQQQNINIHMANGTSQQ is encoded by the coding sequence GTGAACATTCTGATTGCTGACGATGAACGAGTCATTCGGGAAGGTATCAAGCGAAGCATCAGACAACTTTGTCCGGAATATGAAATATTTGTGGCTGCTTCCACTGAAGAAGCTATCAAAATTATGGAAGAACAACGAATTCATATCGTGTTGACCGATATTCTAATGCCGGGGATGAACGGTTTGGAGTTCATGAAGATTTCCAAACGTCGGTATCCCTATGTAAAATGGGTCGTTATTTCGGCGCACAGTGAGTTCTCCTACGCGCAAGAGGCTGTCCGTCTCGGAGCAAAAGATTATTTACTGAAGCCGATCGGTAAAAATCGATTGCTTGAGATCATCAATAACCTTGCTGTAGAAATCCAACAGGATACTGAATTATCCAAGAAAGGTGAACGACTGAAAGTAAGCCTGAAATTTCTGCGGGAAGGCGTATTTCAGCGTTTAGCCTCTGGACTCGATATCGGAAATCTCGACATTGCCTCTTTTGTGGAAGACTTCCACAACTATTATTTAATTATGGTGCAATTGGATGACGGAGATAAAAGTATCCGCTTGGAGCATTTTATTGTTGAAAATGTGTTGTCAGAACTGATCGAGCAGCGCGGGGGCGGTTTTGTTGTCAGCTATGACCGGCAAAGTCTGCTAGGACTGGTCACTTTCAAAGATGACTTTCAGATTGAGCAATTTCAAGAAGAGATCATGGTTCATCTGAAGCATTATTTGAAGATACCGTTCCAGATTATTCATTCCGGCTTATGTTTAGATTTCAATACGGTTCCGCAAGTAGTGACGCGGATGAGGAAAGCCTCGGCTTCGCAAGCCTTTGAATTAGAACCTATAAAAGGTAGCAGCGAGAAAGCCATTGACGTTGCTCTCCATTATATTAAGGAGCACTATTACGAGGATCTCACATTGGAGAAGATGGCGTCTGTAGTGTTCTTGAATCCGGCTTATTTCAGCCAATTGTTCAAGCAGAAGACAGGCCAGGGGTATAAAGAATATGTTACTTCTCTGCGACTGGAACAAGCGCAGCTGTTGTTGTTAAATCCTAAGCTGAAGCTGGCAGAAATTGCTGAACGTGTAGGGTATCAGGACATGCGGCATTTCACTCAAATGTTCCGTAAACGATTCCAGCTAACTCCTACAGAGTATCGGCAGCAGCAGAACATTAATATTCACATGGCCAATGGGACATCTCAGCAATAA
- a CDS encoding DUF4190 domain-containing protein yields the protein MSYQPYGNQEYYPPQPPPARTNGKSIAALVLGILSIVLPYIGLLFGIIAIIFSAISLKEIRMRNEQGRGMAIAGLVCGIVGTILYAVIIVLIILAIVFLNGDNVNGFSNFNNI from the coding sequence ATGAGCTATCAGCCCTATGGAAATCAGGAATATTATCCACCCCAACCCCCACCGGCACGTACTAACGGCAAATCAATTGCTGCTCTGGTGCTCGGTATCTTATCCATTGTTCTTCCGTACATCGGCCTACTGTTTGGAATTATCGCCATCATCTTCTCTGCGATCTCCCTGAAGGAAATCCGGATGCGCAATGAACAAGGAAGAGGTATGGCTATAGCGGGGCTGGTCTGTGGAATTGTAGGCACAATTCTCTATGCAGTCATCATTGTTTTGATTATTTTGGCGATTGTATTTTTAAACGGAGATAACGTTAACGGCTTCAGCAACTTCAACAACATTTAG
- a CDS encoding GNAT family N-acetyltransferase codes for MELTALIKERLYNNPLRNISLLKMLSAYPDVMDVHHVEQGEQWGILMLLPSTAYSYDHRVYPEADFIVFMDYSSPIVLPALLELLPAQANLVFKLQEEEYRVALAEHFSLHKVRGFFSYSTSAGQFPPQDTETILNHSIDERLIPLWEANQYSIEEIIEYFQEGAFSVSVFQEGVAVSTCLSFRNTQQIWEIGAVHTVECARRQGLAQKVVRTAIFHTLEQGYIPRYHVLEDNYASIQLAESLGLKPVVKLEHWINYPQYPYLSK; via the coding sequence GTGGAGTTAACTGCTCTAATCAAGGAGCGATTATATAATAACCCTTTGCGAAATATAAGCCTGTTAAAAATGCTAAGCGCATATCCTGATGTAATGGATGTTCATCATGTGGAACAAGGGGAACAATGGGGAATACTTATGCTTCTACCCTCAACTGCCTATTCATACGATCACCGGGTATATCCTGAAGCTGATTTCATTGTATTTATGGATTACAGCAGCCCCATCGTTTTGCCGGCTCTGCTGGAACTGTTGCCAGCACAGGCCAACCTCGTCTTCAAGCTACAGGAGGAGGAATATAGAGTTGCACTCGCAGAACATTTTTCACTGCACAAAGTCCGCGGTTTCTTCTCTTACAGTACTTCGGCGGGTCAATTTCCCCCTCAGGATACAGAAACAATATTAAATCACAGCATCGATGAAAGACTGATTCCGCTATGGGAAGCAAATCAATATAGTATAGAGGAAATAATAGAGTATTTCCAGGAAGGTGCATTCTCTGTGTCTGTATTTCAAGAGGGCGTAGCTGTTAGCACCTGTCTCTCTTTCAGGAATACACAGCAGATATGGGAAATCGGAGCGGTTCATACGGTAGAGTGTGCGAGAAGACAAGGGTTGGCGCAAAAAGTGGTTCGCACCGCAATATTTCACACTTTAGAACAAGGTTATATTCCGCGTTACCACGTGCTTGAGGACAACTATGCATCTATCCAATTAGCAGAATCCCTTGGACTTAAACCGGTCGTAAAGCTGGAACACTGGATTAATTACCCTCAATACCCATACCTTAGTAAATAA
- a CDS encoding MFS transporter encodes MSQPNAVTASKVGGAGLSKSLILLLAATSGLAVANLYYNQPLLADIGRTFHASSNAVGYVSMLTQIGYALGMLLFVPLGDIRERRTLITLLLVAVSLSLIGFAMAPSLIWLYVASFAIGITTVVPQIIVPLSAQLALPEERGKVIGTVMSGLLFGILLARTVSGIIGDVFGWRAMYWIAAAIMLLLSLILYRLLPETKPESNSSYIGLLQSMGRLIRKYSVLREASLIGTFMFGGFSVFWTSLAFYLEGAPYHYSSSIAGLFGLVGVAGAAGAPVVGRLADRVAPKKIIGVLIVLTLLAYGLFGLSGLSIWSLIAGVIVLDLGVQGTQVSNQTRIYALEPAARSRINTVFMVSTFAGGAVGSTLGSYAWHLWGWSGVCWTGGTFIAVALMVWGFHRLGGVKRGREDEGRRGSSI; translated from the coding sequence ATGTCACAACCCAACGCAGTCACTGCAAGTAAAGTAGGAGGAGCAGGCTTATCCAAAAGTCTCATTCTGTTACTGGCTGCAACCTCAGGTCTTGCTGTAGCTAATCTGTACTATAATCAGCCACTTCTGGCTGATATTGGACGGACGTTTCACGCTTCCTCCAACGCTGTCGGCTATGTCTCGATGCTTACTCAGATCGGTTATGCGCTCGGAATGCTTTTATTCGTGCCCTTAGGTGACATCCGCGAACGGCGGACATTAATAACTCTTCTGCTGGTGGCTGTATCGCTCTCACTGATTGGCTTCGCTATGGCCCCAAGCTTGATTTGGCTTTATGTCGCAAGTTTCGCAATTGGTATCACGACGGTTGTACCGCAGATTATTGTGCCTCTCTCAGCACAGCTAGCTTTACCAGAGGAACGTGGCAAGGTTATTGGTACGGTAATGAGTGGATTATTATTCGGCATTCTGTTGGCCCGTACCGTCTCTGGAATTATAGGTGATGTATTTGGCTGGAGGGCCATGTACTGGATCGCTGCAGCAATTATGCTGCTGCTGTCGCTGATTTTGTACCGACTGCTGCCTGAGACTAAGCCGGAATCTAATTCCTCGTACATAGGACTGCTGCAATCGATGGGTCGATTGATACGCAAATATTCGGTGCTGCGTGAAGCATCGCTGATTGGAACCTTTATGTTTGGAGGGTTCAGTGTGTTCTGGACCTCGCTCGCTTTCTATCTGGAAGGGGCACCCTACCATTACAGCAGCTCCATTGCGGGATTGTTTGGACTGGTAGGCGTTGCCGGTGCAGCAGGTGCACCTGTTGTCGGAAGGCTGGCTGATAGGGTGGCACCCAAGAAGATTATTGGCGTTCTAATTGTACTGACATTGCTTGCTTACGGATTATTTGGATTATCCGGGCTATCCATTTGGAGTCTGATTGCCGGAGTGATTGTGCTCGATCTTGGAGTGCAGGGGACACAGGTTAGCAATCAGACACGGATATACGCGCTGGAGCCGGCCGCTCGTAGCCGGATCAACACAGTATTTATGGTCAGCACTTTTGCTGGAGGCGCCGTTGGCTCTACATTGGGAAGTTATGCTTGGCATCTGTGGGGCTGGAGTGGTGTCTGCTGGACAGGGGGAACCTTCATTGCTGTAGCACTAATGGTTTGGGGATTTCATCGTTTAGGAGGTGTCAAGCGTGGCAGAGAAGACGAAGGGCGTAGAGGTTCTTCCATATAA
- a CDS encoding GrpB family protein: protein MAEKTKGVEVLPYNPVWKTEFNRIKEQLLTYVGDLIIGIEHVGSTSIEGLSAKPIIDIDLVMESYEVLPEIIERLQQYGYEHQGNLGIEGREAFRRSENDRFMNYHLYVCPKNGKGYVEHIAFRDYLRSNTVARLEYEAVKLQLAEQYRHDIDAYGEGKTAIVTSILEKAMN from the coding sequence GTGGCAGAGAAGACGAAGGGCGTAGAGGTTCTTCCATATAATCCTGTGTGGAAGACAGAATTTAACAGAATTAAAGAACAGTTATTGACCTATGTAGGTGATCTTATTATTGGCATTGAGCATGTGGGCAGCACGTCAATAGAAGGGTTGTCAGCTAAACCCATTATTGATATTGATCTCGTGATGGAGAGCTATGAGGTTTTGCCAGAGATTATTGAACGATTGCAGCAATATGGCTATGAGCATCAGGGAAATCTGGGGATTGAAGGACGCGAGGCCTTCCGGAGAAGTGAGAATGACAGATTTATGAATTATCATTTGTATGTATGTCCGAAGAATGGTAAAGGTTATGTAGAGCATATCGCTTTTCGTGACTATCTACGTTCAAACACCGTGGCCCGCCTGGAGTACGAAGCGGTAAAGTTGCAGTTAGCGGAGCAATACCGACATGACATTGATGCATATGGTGAAGGGAAGACCGCAATCGTTACATCCATCCTAGAGAAGGCAATGAACTAG
- a CDS encoding response regulator transcription factor, producing MNRILVIEDEKNLARFIELELQHESYSVTLAHDGLKGLQLALDEAWDLILLDLMLPGLNGLELCRRIRKVKQTPVIMITARDGLSDKINGLDSGADDYIPKPFAIEELLARMRSLLRRSGSLNEGRMLQCHDLELDIEGRTLKKSNEIIELTKREFEILMVLMENIGRVMTREMLMESVWGYDSEVDMKVVDVYISYIRSKIDEPGQPSVVQTLRGLGYVIRK from the coding sequence ATGAACAGAATATTGGTAATAGAAGATGAGAAGAATTTAGCACGGTTTATTGAACTTGAGCTCCAGCATGAATCTTATTCGGTAACCCTTGCCCATGATGGACTTAAAGGTCTGCAGTTGGCGTTAGATGAAGCATGGGATTTGATCCTGCTGGATTTAATGCTGCCTGGCTTGAATGGTCTGGAGTTGTGTCGTCGCATCAGAAAGGTGAAGCAGACTCCGGTAATAATGATTACAGCCAGAGATGGCTTGTCGGACAAGATAAACGGCCTGGACAGTGGTGCTGATGATTATATCCCCAAACCTTTTGCCATTGAAGAGTTGCTGGCACGTATGAGATCTTTACTTAGAAGGTCTGGTTCCCTTAATGAGGGGCGGATGCTGCAATGCCATGACCTGGAGCTGGATATTGAAGGCCGAACCTTGAAGAAATCCAATGAAATTATTGAATTGACAAAACGTGAATTTGAGATATTAATGGTGCTGATGGAGAACATAGGACGGGTGATGACCAGGGAAATGCTGATGGAGTCGGTCTGGGGTTATGATTCAGAAGTGGATATGAAGGTAGTGGATGTGTATATCAGCTATATTCGAAGCAAAATAGATGAGCCGGGACAACCGAGCGTAGTGCAGACACTGCGTGGCTTGGGGTATGTGATTCGAAAATGA
- a CDS encoding HAMP domain-containing histidine kinase — MTRLRVIFSRLSIRWKLAIWSSLLLCVLFLAYNGIQYFVINQWMFHQEEKAIQKNMEEIQGYFTAENGNAEEIMNSHAFINSINESHQMIRILDQQGIPILTVSEMMPEDWVKPEVSIRTTMRSSWHEEEHLLIIRSPLQTSQFTGTIEIVNNLENSDQLSNMLLAVMLAGWLGAIVISGLGGIFLSRQLLRPIQSLTDTMTNIKQKGLQERVEISNSNDELAHLSIVFNELMDQLERSFHNQKQFVEDASHELRTPISIIEGHISLLNRWGKHDPDILEESLNVSVQELGRLKGIVNELLELTRAEADPSSGYHFSAVIRDTIEYTLKNFVMLHTDFGFHQDLEPLEQAKININPNHLEQILLILLDNAIKYSAQIKEISVEGSLKHQRVYIKVTDQGIGIPQEDVPYVFQRFYRVDKSRSREQGGTGLGLAIAERLVARYDGEISITSISGRGTIVTLSFPLSR, encoded by the coding sequence ATGACTCGCTTGAGAGTAATCTTCTCACGGTTGTCCATTCGTTGGAAGCTCGCCATTTGGTCCTCCTTATTATTGTGTGTCTTATTCCTTGCCTATAACGGAATCCAGTATTTTGTCATTAACCAATGGATGTTTCATCAGGAGGAAAAGGCGATTCAGAAAAACATGGAAGAGATTCAAGGATATTTTACAGCCGAGAATGGGAATGCAGAGGAGATAATGAACAGTCACGCTTTTATTAATAGTATTAATGAGAGCCATCAGATGATTCGTATTCTGGATCAGCAAGGTATCCCCATACTTACCGTCTCGGAGATGATGCCAGAGGATTGGGTGAAACCAGAGGTTTCCATAAGGACTACTATGAGAAGCTCATGGCATGAGGAAGAGCACTTGTTGATCATCAGAAGTCCGCTGCAGACCTCTCAGTTCACAGGTACGATTGAAATCGTGAATAATCTGGAGAACTCGGACCAACTGAGTAATATGCTGCTGGCAGTTATGCTTGCGGGGTGGTTGGGGGCTATTGTGATTAGTGGCTTGGGAGGGATATTTCTGTCCCGTCAATTACTACGCCCAATACAGTCGCTAACGGACACGATGACTAATATTAAGCAAAAAGGGTTACAGGAACGAGTTGAGATTTCGAACAGCAATGATGAACTGGCTCATTTATCCATAGTTTTTAATGAACTTATGGATCAGTTGGAGCGGTCTTTTCATAACCAGAAACAGTTCGTTGAGGATGCTTCGCATGAGCTGCGGACCCCAATCTCCATCATCGAGGGGCATATCTCGTTATTGAACCGCTGGGGCAAACATGATCCTGATATTTTGGAGGAATCACTTAACGTATCCGTTCAAGAGCTGGGGCGTTTAAAAGGAATCGTAAATGAGCTGTTGGAGCTTACGCGAGCGGAAGCAGATCCTTCCTCCGGATATCATTTTTCGGCAGTTATAAGAGATACAATAGAGTATACCTTGAAGAATTTTGTTATGTTGCATACCGATTTTGGATTCCATCAGGATTTGGAACCTCTTGAACAGGCGAAGATAAATATCAATCCCAATCATTTGGAGCAAATTCTACTCATCCTGCTGGATAATGCCATTAAATATTCGGCTCAGATCAAGGAAATTTCGGTAGAGGGCTCATTAAAACATCAGAGAGTGTATATTAAGGTGACTGATCAGGGCATTGGCATTCCACAAGAGGATGTGCCTTATGTGTTCCAGCGCTTTTACCGTGTTGATAAATCAAGAAGCCGCGAGCAGGGAGGTACCGGTCTGGGTCTGGCGATCGCGGAACGACTGGTTGCCAGATATGATGGCGAGATCAGTATTACCAGCATATCTGGAAGGGGAACAATCGTGACCTTATCCTTTCCTCTTTCCAGGTAA
- a CDS encoding phosphatase PAP2 family protein — protein sequence MNYQLFKIVNSFAGRMDWFDDVMEIFAQDIVWLLLALLVTLWIIGTKEDQRSVFYACLSAGIALLLASLLISPEVNQARPFVSHTVHQLIPHSADPSFPSDHSTLAFSLAFSVLFINRKWGLAAFGLACLTGVARVYVGVHYPGDIIGAGALSFIICVSVFLSRSWLQPLPDFFIRINERLIAVLPGKRKG from the coding sequence ATGAATTATCAATTGTTTAAGATTGTCAACAGTTTTGCCGGGAGAATGGACTGGTTTGATGATGTCATGGAAATATTTGCGCAGGATATCGTATGGTTACTACTAGCCTTGCTGGTCACATTATGGATCATTGGTACAAAAGAAGATCAACGGTCTGTGTTCTATGCATGCCTGTCTGCCGGAATCGCACTATTGCTGGCAAGCCTGTTGATTTCACCTGAGGTTAATCAGGCTAGGCCGTTCGTAAGCCATACTGTCCACCAGCTCATTCCGCATAGTGCCGATCCCTCCTTTCCCAGTGATCATTCCACACTTGCCTTTTCATTGGCCTTCAGCGTGTTGTTTATCAACCGCAAATGGGGCCTAGCGGCATTTGGTTTGGCTTGTCTGACCGGGGTTGCAAGAGTATACGTAGGCGTCCATTATCCAGGAGACATTATAGGCGCCGGAGCACTATCTTTTATCATCTGCGTAAGTGTATTCCTCTCGCGTTCTTGGCTTCAACCGCTGCCGGACTTTTTCATCCGAATCAATGAGCGATTGATTGCTGTATTACCTGGAAAGAGGAAAGGATAA
- a CDS encoding divergent PAP2 family protein, whose product MQIVHNFPLMAALIAMIAAQLIKVPFNLIWSKSWNVALAIGTGGMPSSHSAAAASLTAAIGISEGLDSSTFAIATVLSAITMYDAAGIRRHAGLHASFLNRISKSTPSLLKDDGPKIIELKELLGHRPIEVLAGAIFGIGISILLHYTLYA is encoded by the coding sequence GTGCAAATTGTCCACAATTTCCCCCTTATGGCTGCTTTGATCGCTATGATTGCCGCGCAGCTCATTAAAGTTCCTTTTAATCTGATTTGGAGTAAATCATGGAACGTTGCACTAGCAATCGGAACGGGAGGCATGCCCAGCTCTCATTCGGCTGCAGCTGCCTCTCTTACCGCAGCAATTGGCATAAGCGAGGGACTGGATTCCTCCACCTTTGCAATTGCGACCGTGCTCAGTGCTATTACGATGTACGATGCAGCAGGAATTCGTCGACATGCCGGGCTGCACGCTTCATTCTTGAATCGAATATCGAAATCTACTCCCTCACTGCTCAAAGATGATGGTCCAAAAATCATCGAGCTAAAGGAACTGCTAGGGCATCGTCCGATTGAAGTGCTTGCTGGTGCGATATTTGGGATTGGGATCAGCATTCTTTTGCATTACACGTTATATGCTTAA